The following are encoded together in the Acidobacteriota bacterium genome:
- a CDS encoding efflux RND transporter permease subunit — protein sequence MERQAAGVRGGPQEQEAALQEAAAHVPVHPLIRFAVERRVTMFMATLGVLVLGWLSLTRLPLEFLPLFQSSNISVRVPYQSSSPEEIARSIIWPLEDSLGTINGVRLLRSRASGSSASVDIEFQDGTDMELAAVDVRDRIDRVRNELPSDVEQIYVRRFESTDIPVLRSSLSAPWTQDELNDFVEDVLLPRIERLEGVAQAEVWGMLSRELRIELLPDRMAAHGVDVRELRQVLQSNHVNVSGGYLREGSRRLLVRTVGEFRTADEIRDLPIRGDGLRVGDVADVKFGYPDKYEYSFLNGSEAISLSVNKASDANLLEVVGRVKAELQAIQQTPEGEGLEFRHFHDTSVDVRQGLTELGRSGLIGGGLAIVFMFLFLRKFRTTLLVALAVPLSLVMTFVMMYLGRQAGVTEITLNVMSLMGLMLAIGMLLDNSIVVIESIFRHRQDLGASAKYAALGGASDVAMPIICSTMTTMCVFVPLIFFGSGGGGPGSFSRFMGDIGTTVCVVMLGSLVISLTVVPMIAAILLKSESKRRFKLLDRISDLYGATLAFTLRHRFIFTMVIGALLYGSWQLYNSIERSFNQPSQGRALTIFVETPRQMGMDDRLALYDEVYGLLDSKRDEWEIADIAHQVRRGGGRTRGYGGGNRFEVYLKPEEVSEMSTDEVTELIREAMPQKVGVLFKLARTEFGPPGSGRSGMDVELIGDDMGTLELLVPRITDRLRQLPIVGDIDNSFESGDDEIRVSVNRERALQGGLSSQAVAMTVNGALSSRSLAYFKTAEREIGMVMQYREEDRETLDQLKKMPVLVSDPNEESGAVTLPISSLASFQVQSGPSEVERENRRSKVEIDITAAGGTPGFMLRRPVQMALGDVPLPPGYELSLGRRFMEAEEDASRAVLAMILAVVLIYMIMAALFEDFLQPFTIMLSIPFAFIGVGLIMYLAGQPRSDSSNMGLLILAGIVVNNAIVLIDHINRLRREGIARDKAIVLGGKNRLRPILMTAVTTILGLSPMVAPFFLPQVFGQPEGRAAFWAPVGLVILGGLTTSTFLTLLVIPTVYSLVDDVKLFVQRVVRAVTTVPRRKMA from the coding sequence ATGGAAAGGCAGGCAGCTGGCGTGCGCGGCGGGCCGCAGGAGCAGGAGGCGGCACTGCAGGAGGCGGCGGCGCATGTCCCCGTTCACCCGCTCATCCGCTTCGCCGTCGAGCGCCGTGTCACCATGTTCATGGCCACTCTGGGCGTGCTGGTGCTCGGCTGGTTGTCGCTCACGCGCCTGCCGCTTGAGTTCCTGCCTCTCTTCCAGTCGTCCAACATCTCGGTCCGGGTGCCGTACCAGTCGTCCTCTCCGGAAGAGATCGCGCGGTCGATCATCTGGCCGCTGGAGGACAGCCTGGGCACGATCAACGGCGTCCGGCTGCTCCGCTCGCGGGCCAGCGGCAGCTCGGCGTCGGTGGACATCGAGTTCCAGGACGGGACCGACATGGAGCTGGCGGCCGTCGACGTGCGCGACCGGATCGACCGGGTGCGCAACGAACTGCCGAGCGATGTGGAGCAGATCTACGTCCGCCGTTTCGAGAGCACGGACATTCCGGTCCTCCGGAGCAGTCTCAGTGCGCCCTGGACCCAGGACGAGCTGAACGACTTCGTCGAGGACGTGCTCCTGCCCCGGATCGAGCGACTGGAGGGCGTGGCGCAGGCGGAAGTCTGGGGCATGCTGAGCCGGGAGTTACGGATCGAGCTGCTGCCCGACCGCATGGCCGCCCACGGCGTGGATGTTCGCGAGCTACGGCAGGTTCTGCAGAGCAACCATGTGAACGTCTCGGGCGGCTACCTGCGAGAAGGCAGCCGCCGCCTGCTGGTACGCACCGTCGGCGAGTTTCGGACGGCGGACGAAATCCGCGACCTGCCGATCCGCGGTGACGGCCTGCGCGTGGGCGATGTCGCCGACGTGAAGTTCGGCTACCCCGACAAGTACGAGTACAGCTTCCTGAACGGGTCGGAGGCGATCAGCCTGAGTGTGAACAAGGCTTCCGACGCGAATCTGCTGGAGGTCGTCGGCCGGGTCAAGGCCGAGCTCCAGGCCATCCAGCAGACGCCCGAGGGCGAAGGTCTCGAGTTCCGCCACTTCCACGACACCTCGGTCGACGTGCGCCAGGGCCTGACCGAGCTGGGCCGCAGCGGGCTGATCGGCGGAGGCCTGGCGATCGTCTTCATGTTCCTGTTCCTGCGCAAGTTCCGGACGACGCTGCTGGTGGCCCTGGCGGTACCGCTGTCGCTGGTCATGACGTTCGTGATGATGTATCTCGGCCGCCAGGCGGGCGTCACCGAGATCACCCTGAACGTGATGAGTCTGATGGGGTTGATGCTCGCGATCGGGATGCTGCTCGACAACTCGATCGTCGTCATCGAATCGATCTTCCGGCACCGCCAGGACCTCGGCGCGAGTGCGAAGTACGCCGCCCTGGGCGGCGCCAGCGACGTGGCGATGCCGATCATCTGCTCGACAATGACCACGATGTGCGTGTTCGTGCCGCTCATCTTCTTCGGCAGCGGCGGCGGCGGACCGGGCAGCTTCTCGCGCTTCATGGGGGATATCGGGACCACGGTCTGCGTGGTCATGCTCGGCTCCCTGGTCATCTCCCTGACCGTCGTGCCGATGATCGCGGCGATCCTGCTCAAGTCGGAGAGCAAGCGCCGGTTCAAGCTGCTCGACCGGATCAGCGACCTCTACGGGGCAACGCTGGCCTTCACCCTCCGCCACCGCTTCATCTTCACGATGGTCATCGGCGCGTTGCTCTACGGTTCTTGGCAGCTCTACAACAGCATCGAACGGAGCTTCAACCAGCCGTCTCAGGGCCGAGCGTTGACCATCTTCGTCGAAACGCCGCGGCAGATGGGAATGGATGATCGTCTGGCTCTCTATGACGAGGTCTACGGGTTGCTCGACTCGAAGCGCGACGAGTGGGAGATTGCCGACATCGCCCACCAGGTCCGGCGGGGCGGCGGCCGCACCCGGGGGTACGGCGGCGGTAACCGCTTCGAGGTCTATCTCAAGCCGGAGGAGGTTTCGGAGATGTCCACGGACGAGGTCACGGAGCTCATCCGGGAGGCGATGCCGCAGAAGGTCGGCGTGCTCTTCAAGCTCGCCCGAACCGAGTTCGGGCCTCCGGGTTCCGGGAGATCCGGGATGGACGTGGAACTGATCGGCGACGACATGGGCACCCTCGAACTCCTGGTGCCGCGGATCACCGACCGGCTGCGTCAGCTCCCCATCGTCGGCGACATCGACAACTCGTTCGAGAGCGGCGACGACGAGATCCGGGTTTCCGTGAACCGTGAGCGCGCCCTCCAGGGCGGCCTGTCGAGCCAGGCCGTGGCGATGACGGTGAACGGCGCGCTGTCGAGCCGCTCGCTGGCGTACTTCAAGACCGCGGAGCGCGAGATCGGCATGGTCATGCAGTACCGGGAGGAGGACCGGGAGACGCTGGATCAGTTGAAGAAGATGCCGGTGCTCGTGTCGGACCCGAACGAGGAGTCGGGAGCGGTGACCTTGCCGATCTCGAGTCTCGCTTCGTTCCAGGTTCAGAGCGGGCCGTCCGAGGTCGAGCGGGAGAATCGCCGTTCCAAGGTGGAGATCGACATCACGGCCGCGGGCGGCACGCCAGGCTTCATGCTTCGGCGGCCGGTCCAGATGGCCCTCGGGGATGTTCCGCTTCCTCCTGGCTACGAGTTGTCTCTCGGCAGGAGGTTCATGGAGGCCGAGGAGGACGCATCGCGCGCCGTCCTGGCGATGATCCTGGCCGTCGTGCTGATCTACATGATCATGGCGGCCCTGTTCGAGGACTTTCTCCAGCCGTTCACGATCATGCTGTCGATTCCCTTCGCTTTCATCGGCGTCGGCCTGATCATGTACCTGGCCGGCCAGCCGCGGTCCGACTCCTCGAACATGGGACTCCTCATCCTGGCCGGGATCGTGGTGAACAACGCGATCGTCCTGATCGATCACATCAACCGGTTGCGGCGCGAAGGCATCGCCCGCGACAAGGCGATCGTTCTCGGCGGCAAGAATCGCCTGCGGCCCATCCTGATGACGGCCGTCACGACGATTCTCGGCCTGTCACCCATGGTGGCGCCCTTCTTCCTGCCCCAGGTGTTCGGACAGCCCGAGGGTCGGGCCGCCTTCTGGGCGCCGGTGGGCCTCGTCATCCTGGGCGGGCTCACGACGTCCACCTTCCTGACCCTGCTTGTGATTCCGACGGTCTATTCCCTGGTCGACGACGTGAAGCTCTTCGTCCAGCGGGTTGTGCGGGCGGTCACGACCGTTCCGCGGAGAAAGATGGCATGA
- a CDS encoding sigma-70 family RNA polymerase sigma factor, giving the protein MPAQKLSDPVSTDESTGPTEDAEFVRRASAGDGSAFEALVLRYETPLRKLVYGYVLNWEVAEDVAQDAFLVAYRKLGDLGESAAFKSWLYRIAINRAHDELRRSARWGKRLDRNVGEEALAELPAAGAESAVESRLLRRALVRELSRLPKSQRTAVVLKDVVGMKYVEIAELLGCPIGTAQIRVHRGRQKLRDRLGEPGKAGGRRGGTR; this is encoded by the coding sequence TTGCCAGCACAGAAACTGTCTGACCCGGTATCGACCGACGAGTCGACCGGCCCCACCGAGGACGCCGAGTTCGTTCGGCGGGCGTCGGCGGGCGACGGCAGCGCGTTTGAAGCCCTGGTGCTTCGTTACGAGACGCCGCTGCGCAAGCTGGTCTACGGCTACGTACTCAACTGGGAAGTCGCGGAGGACGTGGCGCAAGACGCTTTCCTGGTGGCCTACCGGAAGCTGGGCGATCTTGGGGAGTCGGCCGCGTTCAAGAGCTGGCTCTACCGGATCGCGATCAACCGGGCCCACGACGAGCTGCGCCGGTCGGCGCGCTGGGGCAAGCGGCTGGACCGGAACGTGGGGGAGGAGGCCCTCGCCGAGCTGCCGGCGGCTGGCGCGGAGTCGGCCGTCGAGTCGCGGCTGCTCCGGCGCGCCCTCGTGCGCGAGCTGTCGCGGTTGCCGAAGAGCCAGCGGACGGCAGTCGTACTGAAAGATGTGGTGGGAATGAAGTACGTGGAGATTGCGGAGCTTCTGGGCTGTCCGATCGGCACGGCGCAGATCCGGGTCCATCGGGGCCGGCAGAAGCTCCGGGACCGGCTCGGCGAGCCGGGCAAGGCAGGAGGACGTAGAGGAGGTACACGATGA
- a CDS encoding HD domain-containing protein, protein MVADPGSRLAHHPAWPRVLQICRAAAERGGCVRVVGGSVRDALLDRSFEEFDLEAFGIEPDDLDRMLADLGVRVDRVGRAFSVLKLRDIRVDIALPRREVSTGTGHRDFLVSADPGMTAEEAAERRDYTINAISYEPLAGRVDDPLGGRADLMRGRLRHASRRFPEDPLRVLRGMQLVARLGLEADAATVRLCSGLDWRELSVERVFEEWRKLLVLGVEIGAGLRFLEATGWIEAYPELHATVGCEQDPEWHPEGDVWTHTGYVLDAFAAERLGDAEEDLIVGLACLCHDLGKPATTRFVDGRLRSRGHEAAGETPTRSFLARLTNRRGLVDDVVRLVVDHLKPRQLYQGGAGDAAVRRLAHRVKRIDRLVRVARADARGRPPLPPADCEDCDWLAARAEALRVRDQAPRRLVLGRDLIDRGLASGPEIGDLVDRCYQAQLDGTFEGRAAGLRFLDSLLRRRAASGATRGSSGRAQP, encoded by the coding sequence GTGGTTGCGGATCCTGGCTCTCGCCTCGCGCACCATCCGGCCTGGCCGAGGGTGCTGCAGATCTGCCGGGCCGCGGCGGAGCGGGGCGGCTGCGTCCGTGTGGTGGGCGGCTCCGTGCGGGACGCCCTCCTCGACCGGTCGTTCGAGGAGTTCGATCTCGAAGCCTTCGGGATCGAGCCCGACGATCTCGACAGGATGCTGGCGGACCTGGGCGTGCGCGTGGACCGGGTCGGCCGCGCCTTCTCCGTCCTCAAGCTCAGGGACATCCGCGTCGACATCGCTCTGCCGCGCCGCGAGGTGAGCACCGGAACGGGCCACCGCGACTTCCTCGTGAGCGCGGACCCGGGAATGACGGCCGAAGAGGCGGCCGAGCGCCGCGACTACACGATCAACGCGATCTCGTACGAACCGCTGGCGGGCCGCGTCGACGATCCTCTCGGAGGGAGGGCGGACCTCATGCGCGGCCGGCTCCGTCACGCCTCGCGCCGGTTCCCCGAGGATCCCCTCCGGGTGCTGCGCGGGATGCAGCTCGTAGCCCGGCTGGGGCTCGAAGCCGACGCAGCTACCGTGCGTCTCTGTTCCGGGCTGGACTGGCGCGAGCTGAGCGTCGAGCGCGTGTTCGAGGAGTGGCGGAAGCTGCTCGTCCTGGGCGTCGAGATCGGAGCAGGCCTTCGCTTCCTGGAGGCTACCGGGTGGATCGAGGCCTACCCGGAACTCCACGCCACGGTCGGCTGCGAGCAGGACCCGGAATGGCATCCTGAGGGCGACGTCTGGACCCACACGGGTTACGTCCTGGACGCCTTCGCGGCCGAGCGCCTGGGCGACGCAGAGGAAGACCTGATCGTCGGCCTGGCCTGTCTCTGCCACGACCTGGGCAAGCCCGCCACGACGCGCTTCGTCGACGGACGGCTACGCTCACGCGGCCACGAGGCGGCTGGCGAGACGCCGACACGGAGTTTCCTGGCGCGGCTGACGAACCGCCGCGGACTGGTGGACGACGTCGTGCGACTGGTAGTCGACCACCTGAAACCGCGGCAGCTCTACCAGGGTGGCGCGGGTGACGCCGCCGTTCGCCGGCTGGCCCACCGGGTCAAGCGGATCGACCGTCTCGTGCGCGTCGCGCGCGCGGACGCCCGGGGCCGCCCGCCGCTGCCGCCCGCAGACTGCGAGGACTGCGATTGGCTGGCTGCGCGGGCGGAGGCGCTGAGAGTCAGGGACCAGGCGCCGCGACGCCTCGTCCTCGGTCGTGACCTGATCGACCGCGGTCTGGCGTCCGGCCCCGAGATCGGGGACCTGGTCGATCGCTGCTATCAGGCACAACTGGATGGCACTTTCGAGGGTCGGGCCGCGGGCCTTCGGTTTCTCGATTCGCTGCTCCGGCGCCGGGCCGCCTCGGGAGCCACGCGGGGCAGCTCCGGCCGAGCGCAACCATGA
- a CDS encoding tetratricopeptide repeat protein, with the protein MKPIREPWTLQQPARPGLFAAALGICLSLTLVAPGAAQLPGTVWGQIFDATSGDTLEGVEIIFTNPEAPTFREVHYSGRNGRFRIMIKNVVTHERGGFTVELKKEGYVTRRVGNVRIPARNETRLSQLPGGGDWNLTSEEEALKQQAAEFQAAGIPQPDQAVDLEAEARGSAIKLYNQGSNALNSGDYETAEFMFQSALEKKADLTSAMGGLARIYSFREDHVRAVEYAEKVAAEGEDLENMNQILYAGYNALGMDDKAAAALASLQNTDPEKAAKNLYNEAADLYNAGNIPEALTKLEQVVGFNPSHPEALNMLGLCYAAQSENDKALETFRKFLEVAPNHPEAATAQAMVEYFESL; encoded by the coding sequence ATGAAGCCGATTCGCGAACCGTGGACCCTGCAGCAGCCGGCGCGGCCCGGACTCTTCGCTGCCGCCCTCGGCATCTGCCTTTCGCTCACCCTCGTCGCCCCAGGGGCGGCGCAGCTCCCGGGCACCGTGTGGGGGCAGATCTTCGACGCCACGAGCGGCGACACGCTAGAGGGCGTGGAGATCATCTTCACGAACCCCGAGGCGCCGACGTTCCGGGAGGTCCACTACTCCGGGCGGAACGGACGGTTCCGGATCATGATCAAGAACGTCGTCACGCACGAGCGCGGCGGTTTCACCGTCGAGCTGAAGAAGGAAGGCTACGTGACACGGCGCGTGGGCAACGTCCGCATCCCCGCCCGCAACGAGACCCGGCTCAGCCAGCTCCCGGGCGGCGGCGACTGGAACCTGACCTCCGAAGAGGAGGCGCTGAAGCAGCAGGCGGCGGAGTTCCAGGCCGCCGGCATCCCACAGCCCGACCAGGCCGTGGACCTGGAGGCCGAGGCCCGGGGCAGCGCGATCAAGCTCTACAACCAGGGCAGCAACGCGTTGAACTCGGGCGACTACGAGACCGCCGAGTTCATGTTCCAGAGCGCCCTCGAGAAGAAGGCGGACCTGACCTCGGCGATGGGCGGGCTCGCCCGCATCTACTCGTTCCGGGAGGACCACGTCCGGGCCGTGGAATACGCCGAGAAGGTGGCCGCGGAGGGAGAGGACCTGGAGAACATGAACCAGATCCTCTACGCCGGCTACAACGCGCTGGGCATGGACGACAAGGCCGCGGCCGCCCTGGCCTCCCTCCAGAACACGGATCCGGAGAAAGCCGCCAAGAACCTCTACAACGAGGCGGCCGATCTCTACAACGCCGGCAACATTCCCGAAGCCCTGACAAAGCTGGAGCAGGTCGTGGGTTTCAACCCGAGTCATCCTGAGGCGCTCAACATGCTGGGCCTCTGCTACGCCGCCCAGTCGGAGAACGACAAGGCCCTCGAGACGTTCAGGAAGTTCCTGGAGGTGGCGCCCAACCATCCCGAGGCGGCGACCGCTCAGGCGATGGTCGAGTACTTCGAGTCCCTGTAG
- a CDS encoding S9 family peptidase — protein MPVRPVAVALAAGLLLPVLPLGAQDDVTLERIMAHPDWLGRQPEGPYWSSDGGSVYFQRKREGEDARDLYRVDLGARAPIRVSDRDRAGADAAGGNWDRERQRRTFVKAGDVFVRDVDRDGGLIQITRTVAPESAPFFTAGGDLAFRRTGVWFVREQETGLLWQPFDVRAEDEPEQARSEQDARAGYLERQQPRLLEIVRLRRQREERSLEVFRERQAGDSSRPALPHYLGKEVEIVASMLSPALDRLVLRTRPKQRGEGLRDRMPNYVTATGMVDVEEVRPKVGTAEAAGETLLLLRAGDPEPVTLDVSVLPNIADDPLADLRAAARERKDAREAATKAHPGGETAAEAGPEPIEEKDEETREDEPGPRPVRFGPVSFNRDGTRAVVQVYSVDNKDRWIAGIDLGTGDLESGELRPLHRRSDPAWINYAFRDLGWLPDDRTIFFLSEETGYSHLNLMDAATGERRQVTEGAFVVRSPQLSADGAFLYFEANRNHPGVFEIFRAPVAEAAGAIEQVTALGGLNSFLLSPDDRHLLIVHSTATRPPELWLQEASPGTEAIPLTDTASPEFLAIDWVAPRFVEVPSSHVEHPIHARLYLPDSPMEPRRPAVVFVHGAGYLQNAHQGWSSYFREFMFHTLLARRGYVVLDMDFRASAGYGRDWRTAIYRQMGTPEVEDLADGIDYLVAEHGVDRERIGVYGGSYGGFVTFMSMFRRPELFAAGAALRPVTDWAHYNHRYTSNILNTPELDPEAYERSSPIEFAEGLRKPLLICTGMLDDNVLFQDSVRLVQRLIELGKEDWELAVYPAEAHGFVEPSSWLDEYRRILKLFETHLKPQG, from the coding sequence TTGCCCGTTCGACCGGTCGCGGTAGCACTGGCCGCGGGCCTGCTCCTTCCCGTCCTTCCCCTCGGGGCCCAGGACGATGTCACCCTCGAACGGATCATGGCCCATCCCGATTGGCTGGGTCGCCAGCCGGAGGGCCCATACTGGAGCAGCGACGGCGGCAGCGTCTACTTCCAGCGCAAGCGCGAAGGCGAGGACGCCCGTGATCTCTACCGGGTCGACCTCGGAGCGCGAGCGCCGATCCGGGTCTCCGACCGCGACCGTGCCGGTGCGGACGCCGCCGGCGGCAACTGGGACCGCGAACGGCAGCGCCGAACCTTTGTCAAGGCCGGCGACGTCTTCGTCCGCGACGTGGACCGTGACGGCGGCCTGATCCAGATCACACGCACCGTCGCCCCGGAAAGTGCGCCCTTCTTCACCGCCGGTGGCGACCTCGCCTTCCGGCGGACCGGTGTGTGGTTCGTGCGGGAGCAGGAAACCGGCCTTCTGTGGCAGCCGTTCGACGTTCGCGCGGAAGACGAGCCGGAGCAGGCGCGCTCCGAGCAGGACGCCAGGGCCGGTTACCTGGAGCGCCAGCAACCCCGACTGCTCGAGATCGTGCGCCTGCGGCGCCAACGCGAGGAACGGAGTCTCGAGGTCTTCAGGGAGCGTCAGGCCGGCGACTCCAGCCGGCCGGCCCTGCCCCACTATTTGGGCAAGGAAGTGGAGATCGTCGCCTCGATGCTGTCGCCCGCGCTCGACCGCCTGGTTCTTCGAACCCGTCCGAAGCAGCGCGGCGAAGGTCTCCGCGACAGGATGCCGAACTACGTCACCGCCACGGGGATGGTCGACGTCGAGGAGGTGCGGCCGAAGGTCGGCACGGCGGAGGCCGCCGGCGAAACGCTGCTCCTGCTGCGGGCCGGCGACCCCGAGCCCGTGACGCTGGACGTCTCCGTGCTGCCAAACATCGCCGACGATCCGCTGGCCGACCTGCGCGCGGCGGCGCGCGAGCGGAAGGACGCCCGGGAAGCGGCGACGAAGGCGCACCCCGGTGGTGAAACCGCGGCCGAGGCCGGACCGGAACCGATCGAGGAGAAGGACGAGGAGACCCGCGAGGACGAGCCCGGACCCAGGCCGGTCCGCTTCGGCCCGGTCTCCTTCAACCGCGACGGCACACGGGCCGTCGTACAGGTCTACTCGGTCGACAACAAGGACCGCTGGATCGCCGGAATCGACCTCGGAACCGGCGACCTTGAAAGCGGCGAACTGCGCCCTCTGCATCGGAGGTCCGATCCGGCCTGGATCAACTACGCTTTTCGCGATCTTGGCTGGCTGCCGGACGACCGCACGATCTTCTTCCTGTCTGAGGAAACCGGCTACTCCCATCTCAACCTGATGGACGCGGCAACCGGTGAACGACGCCAGGTCACGGAGGGCGCCTTCGTCGTCCGTTCACCCCAGCTCTCGGCCGACGGCGCCTTTCTCTACTTCGAGGCGAACCGGAATCACCCCGGCGTTTTCGAGATCTTCCGCGCGCCCGTCGCGGAAGCAGCCGGCGCGATCGAACAGGTCACCGCACTCGGCGGGCTCAACTCCTTCCTCCTCTCGCCGGACGACCGCCATCTCCTGATCGTCCATTCCACTGCCACCCGGCCGCCCGAACTATGGCTCCAGGAGGCGTCGCCGGGTACCGAGGCCATCCCCCTGACCGACACGGCGTCGCCGGAGTTTCTGGCCATCGACTGGGTAGCGCCCCGCTTCGTCGAGGTGCCCTCGTCGCACGTCGAACACCCGATCCACGCCCGCCTCTACCTGCCGGACAGCCCCATGGAACCTCGGCGACCCGCCGTCGTTTTCGTGCACGGCGCCGGCTACCTCCAGAATGCCCACCAGGGCTGGTCCTCCTACTTCCGGGAGTTCATGTTTCACACCCTGCTCGCCCGTCGCGGCTACGTCGTGCTCGACATGGATTTCCGCGCTTCCGCCGGCTACGGCCGCGACTGGCGTACGGCGATCTACCGCCAGATGGGCACTCCCGAAGTCGAGGATCTGGCCGACGGCATCGACTACCTGGTCGCCGAGCACGGAGTCGACCGGGAGCGGATCGGCGTCTACGGCGGCTCCTACGGTGGCTTCGTCACCTTCATGTCGATGTTCCGCCGCCCCGAGCTGTTCGCGGCGGGCGCCGCGCTCCGGCCGGTGACGGATTGGGCCCACTACAATCACCGCTACACCTCGAACATCCTGAACACGCCGGAGCTCGATCCAGAGGCCTACGAACGGAGTTCGCCGATCGAGTTCGCCGAGGGCCTGCGGAAACCCCTTCTCATCTGCACGGGCATGCTCGACGACAACGTCCTGTTTCAGGACTCCGTCCGCCTCGTTCAGCGCCTCATCGAACTCGGAAAGGAGGACTGGGAACTCGCCGTCTACCCGGCCGAAGCCCACGGCTTCGTCGAGCCGTCAAGCTGGCTCGACGAGTACCGCCGCATCCTGAAGCTGTTCGAGACCCACCTGAAACCCCAGGGCTAG